One Oncorhynchus keta strain PuntledgeMale-10-30-2019 chromosome 22, Oket_V2, whole genome shotgun sequence DNA window includes the following coding sequences:
- the LOC118401168 gene encoding calumenin-B has protein sequence MELRPLVMCFALCVVYASSKPTIEKKDRVHHDDPLSNRDHEDAENFDYDHEAFLGQDEAKTFDQLTPEESKERLGMLVEHIDEDKDGYVSVEEMRKWIKHSQKRWIYDDVDRQWKGHDHNGDGLVSWEEYKNATYGYILDDPDPEDGFSYRQMISRDERRFKMSDLDADLKANKEEFTAFLHPEEYDHMKDIVVLETMEDIDKNGDGFIDLEEYIGDMYNQEGDPSEPEWVRTEREQFTEFRDTNKDGRMDKEETKDWILPSDYDHAEAEAKHLVYESDNDKDGKLTKAEIVEKYDLFVGSQATDFGEALARHDEF, from the exons ATGGAGCTGCGGCCGTTGGTCATGTGCTTTGCGCTGTGCGTGGTCTATGCCTCTAGTAAACCCACCATTGAGAAAAAGGACCGCGTCCACCATGACGACCCGCTTAGCAACCGCGATCATGAAGATGCAGAGAACTTTGATTACGACCACGAGGCGTTTCTAGGACAGGACGAGGCCAAGACCTTCGATCAGCTCACACCAGAGGAGAGCAAGGAGAGACTTGG tatGTTGGTAGAGCATATAGATGAGGACAAGGATGGGTATGTGTCAGTAGAGGAGATGAGAAAGTGGATCAAACACAGTCAGAAGAGGTGGATCTATGACGACGTGGACCGCCAGTGGAAAGGTCATGACCATAATGGAGATGGACTTGTGTCCTGGGAGGAGTACAAGAATGCTACATATGGATACATACTGG ATGATCCAGACCCAGAGGATGGCTTCAGctacagacagatgatttcacgCGATGAGAGGAGATTCAAAATGTCTGACCTGGATGCTGACCTGAAGGCCAATAAAGAGGAGTTTACAGCCTTCCTCCATCCTGAGGAGTACGACCATATGAAGGATATAGTTGTACTG GAGACCATGGAGGACATTGATAAGAACGGAGACGGCTTTATAGACCTGGAGGAGTACATAG GTGACATGTATAACCAAGAGGGGGATCCGTCAGAGCCAGAGTGggtaaggacagagagggaacagtTTACTGAGTTCAGAGACACAAACAAAGATGGCCGCATGGACAAGGAGGAGACCAAAGACTGGATCCTGCCTTCAGACTATGACCACGCAGAGGCAGAAGCCAAACACTTGGTCTACGAGTCAGATAatgacaag GATGGCAAACTGACTAAGGCAGAGATCGTTGAGAAGTATGACCTATTCGTTGGTAGCCAGGCTACTGACTTTGGAGAAGCCTTGGCAAGACACGATGAATTCTAA
- the LOC118401164 gene encoding NACHT, LRR and PYD domains-containing protein 12-like isoform X3 produces MKSDKSMDLPKRFSNEPLMSNKRVPPLPQQRQDCPPSCTVSMEPYEGANVFPGDQKMHQNVSAEAEIQEKLKSTLKKRFQCVFEGLAQQGNPTLLNDIYTEIFITEGGSGKVNNDHEIRQIEAASRRPATQDTPIKCNDIFKPLPGQDRHIKAALTKGVAGIGKTISVQKFILDWAEGKANKDIQFIFPLPFRELNLMKTKRCSLMELLQSFFMEMKESKMINYDECKVLFVFDGLDECRLPLDFQNNKTCFDVSESTSVDVLLTNLIKGNLLPSALLWTTSRPAAANQIPPECVDQVTEVRGFNDPQKEEYFRKRFSDENLASRIISHIKSSKSLYIMCHIPVFCWVSATVLERMLGEAESGEIPKTLTQMCTHFLIFQTKQSSKKYLGEDYIDHHWNTVMIMKLGKLAYQQLEKGHLIFYEEDLRECGIDVTEASVYSGVCTQIFREEKGLCQEKLFCFVHLSIQEFLAALYVFLTFKNSNVNLLSRGVNIKTMSGETPVLFLHKSAVDKALQSMNGHLDLFLRFLLGLSLESNQTLLQGLLSQTESKSQSSGETAKYIKMKIKKNPSPERCINLFHCLNELNDISLVEEIQSYLSSGSLSKAELSPAQWSALVFVLLTSVEKQDVFELRKYFRSEEGLLRLLPVVKATRTAILKDCNLTERCCKSLASALRSNSSSLRELDLSDNKLQDSGVKLLSDGLKNPGCKLKTLRLKSCGTTKIGCASLASALRSNSSHLRELDLSKNILGDSGLKLLSTVLEDPHCKLDILSLSGCGVTEEGCTSLASALRSNPSHLRELDLNNNQPGDSGVKLLSAVLENPQCKLQKLKLYNSKTTEEGCYYLASALMTNPSHLRELDLGGNKLRDSGINHLSAALKEPQCQLETLRMVGCGVTEESCASLASALRSNPSHLRELDLTNNQPGDSGVKMLSAVLEDPLCKLERLSLKCCNLTEKCCGSLASALSSNSSSLRELHLSHNYLQDSGVKLLSAGLGNTHCKVEKLGLLSCWVTWEGCASLASALRSNPSHLRELELQMNKPEDSGKKMLSDVLEDPLCKLEKLTV; encoded by the exons ATGAAGAGTGACAAGTCTATGGACCTGCCAAAGAGGTTCAGTAATGAACCACTTATGTCAAATAAAAG GGTCCCTCCACTCCCTCAGCAGAGACAGGACTGTCCTCCTTCCTGCACTGTGTCCATGGAGCCATATGAAGGAGCGAATGTCTTTCCCGGAGATCAGAAAAT GCACCAAAATGTCAGTGCTGAGGCAGAAATCCAAGAGAAGCTCAAATCAACTCTGAAGAAGAGATTTCAGTGTGTTTTTGAGGGACTAGCACAGCAAGGAAACCCTACACTTCTCAATGACATCTACACAGAGATTTTCATCACTGAAGGTGGAAGTGGAAAGGTCAATAATGACCATGAGATAAGACAGATTGAGGCAGCATCCAGGAGACCAGCAACACAAGATACACCAATCAAATGTAATGACATCTTTAAACCATTACCTGGACAAGACAGGCATATAAAAGCTGCGTTGACAAAGGGAGTCGCTGGCATTGGAAAGACCATTTCCGTGCAGAAGTTTATTCTGGACTGGGCCGAAGGAAAAGCCAATAAGGATATTCAGTTCATATTTCCACTTCCTTTTCGTGAGCTGAATTTGATGAAGACGAAGAGATGCAGTTTGATGGAACTTTTACAATCTTTTTTCATGGAAATGAAAGAATCCAAAATGATTAACTATGATGAGTGCAAAGTCCTGTTTGTATTTGATGGTCTGGATGAGTGTCGACTCCCTCTTGACTTCCAGAACAATAAGACCTGTTTTGATGTCTCAGAGTCAACCTCAGTTGATGTGCTGCTGACAAACCTTATTAAAGGGAATCTGTTACCCTCTGCGCTTCTCTGGACAACCTCCCGACCTGCAGCAGCCAATCAGATCCCTCCTGAGTGTGTTGACCAGGTGACAGAGGTACGAGGGTTCAATGACCCACAGAAGGAGGAGTACTTCAGGAAGAGATTCAGTGATGAGAACCTGGCCAGCAGAATCATCTCACACATTAAATCCTCAAAGAGTCTCTACATCATGTGCCACATACCAGTTTTCTGTTGGGTTTCAGCCACTGTTCTAGAGAGAATGTTGGGTGAAGCAGAGAGTGGAGAGATCCCCAAGACTCTGACTCAAATGTGCACACACTTCCTGATCTTTCAGACCAAACAGAGTAGTAAAAAGTATCTTGGAGAAGATTACATTGATCACCACTGGAATACAGTAATGATAATGAAACTGGGGAAACTGGCTTATCAACAGCTGGAAAAAGGTCATCTGATCTTCTACGAGGAAGACCTAAGAGAATGTGGCATTGATGTCACAGAAGCATCTGTGTACTCAGGAGTGTGCACACAGATCTTTAGAGAGGAGAAAGGGCTGTGCCAGGAGAAGTTATTCTGCTTTGTACATCTAAGCATTCAGGAGTTTTTAGCTGCTCTGTATGTGTTTCTCACATTCAAAAACAGCAATGTAAATCTTCTCTCTCGAGGTGTAAATATTAAGACAATGTCAGGAGAAACACCTGTATTGTTTCTACACAAAAGTGCAGTGGACAAGGCCTTACAAAGTATGAATGGACACCTGGACCTGTTCCTCCGTTTCCTTCTGGGCCTAtcactggagtccaatcaaaCTCTCTTACAGGGCTTACTGTCACAGACAGAAAGCAAGTCCCAAAGCAGTGGGGAAACAGCCAAGTACATAAAGATGAAGATCAAGAAGAATCCCTCTCCAGAAAGGTGCATCAACTTGTTCCACTGTCTGAATGAACTGAATGACAtttctctagtggaggagatccaAAGCTATCTGAGCTCAGGAAGTCTCTCAAAAGCTGAACTGTCACCTGCACAGTGGTCCGCTCTGGTCTTTGTTTTGCTGACTTCAGTGGAGAAGCAGGATGTTTTCGAACTGAGAAAGTATTTCAGATCAGAGGAGGGTCTTCTTAGGCTGCTACCAGTGGTCAAAGCCACCAGAACAGCAAT CCTGAAAGATTGTAACTTGACTGAAAGATGCTGTAAGTCTTTAGCTTCAGCTCTCAGATCGAACTCTTCTTCActgagagagctggacctgagtGACAATAAACTGcaggattcaggagtgaagctgctctctgaTGGATTGAAGAATCCAGGTTGTAAATTGAAGACACTGAG ACTGAAGAGCTGTGGTACCACAAAGATTGGCTGTGCTTCTCTGGCTTCAGCTCTAAGGTCAAActcctcacacctgagagagctggatctgagCAAGAATATCCTTGGAGACTCTGGGCTAAAGCTGCTCTCTACTGTACTGGAGGATCCACACTGTAAACTGGACATACTGAG ccTTTCTGGTTGTGGAGTCACAGAGGAGGGTTGTACTTCTCTGGCttcagctctgaggtcaaacccctcacacctgagagaacTTGACCTGAACAACAACCAACCAGGAGACTCAGGAGTGAAGCTGCTATCTGCTGTCCTGGAAAATCCACAGTGTAAATTGCAAAAACTGAA GCTGTATAACTCTAAAACCACAGAGGAGGGATGTTATTATCTGGCTTCAGCTCTGATgacaaacccctcacacctgagagagcttgACCTAGGTGGAAATAAGTTAAGAGACTCAGGAATTAACCATCTCTCTGCTGCACTGAAGGAACCACAATGTCAACTGGAAACACTGAG GATGGTAGGCTGTGGAGTCACAGAGGAGAGCTGTGCTTCTCTGGCttcagctctgaggtcaaacccctcacatctgagagagctggacctgaCAAACAACCAACCAGGAGACTCAGGTGTGAAGATGCTCTCTGCTGTCCTGGAGGATCCACTCTGTAAACTGGAAAGACTTTC GCTGAAATGCTGTAACCTCACTGAGAAATGCTGTGGGTCTCTGGCCTCAGCTCTCAGCTCAAACTCCTCTAGTCTGAGAGAGCTGCACCTGAGTCACAATTACCTAcaggattcaggagtgaagctgctctctgctggactggggaaTACACACTGTAAAGTGGAAAAACTGGG gcTGTTAAGTTGTTGGGTCACATGGGAAGGCTGTGCCTCTTTGGCttcagctctgaggtcaaacccctcacacctgagagagctagAGCTACAAATGAATAAACCAGAAGACTCAGGGAAGAAGATGCTCTCTGATGTCTTGGAGGATCCACTCTGTAAACTGGAGAAACTTACTGTATAA
- the LOC118401164 gene encoding NACHT, LRR and PYD domains-containing protein 12-like isoform X1 has protein sequence MSLSAEREEGDSFSKNILSGEKEEQERPVSPVPSCVSMKSDMSIDPPFNFSKEPLSSEQWVHQERPASPVTSCVSMKSDQSMGPPINFSSEQGVHQERPVSPVTSCVSMKSDQSMGPPINFSSEQGIQQDRPVSPVPSCLSMKSDKSMDLPKRFSNEPLMSNKRVPPLPQQRQDCPPSCTVSMEPYEGANVFPGDQKMHQNVSAEAEIQEKLKSTLKKRFQCVFEGLAQQGNPTLLNDIYTEIFITEGGSGKVNNDHEIRQIEAASRRPATQDTPIKCNDIFKPLPGQDRHIKAALTKGVAGIGKTISVQKFILDWAEGKANKDIQFIFPLPFRELNLMKTKRCSLMELLQSFFMEMKESKMINYDECKVLFVFDGLDECRLPLDFQNNKTCFDVSESTSVDVLLTNLIKGNLLPSALLWTTSRPAAANQIPPECVDQVTEVRGFNDPQKEEYFRKRFSDENLASRIISHIKSSKSLYIMCHIPVFCWVSATVLERMLGEAESGEIPKTLTQMCTHFLIFQTKQSSKKYLGEDYIDHHWNTVMIMKLGKLAYQQLEKGHLIFYEEDLRECGIDVTEASVYSGVCTQIFREEKGLCQEKLFCFVHLSIQEFLAALYVFLTFKNSNVNLLSRGVNIKTMSGETPVLFLHKSAVDKALQSMNGHLDLFLRFLLGLSLESNQTLLQGLLSQTESKSQSSGETAKYIKMKIKKNPSPERCINLFHCLNELNDISLVEEIQSYLSSGSLSKAELSPAQWSALVFVLLTSVEKQDVFELRKYFRSEEGLLRLLPVVKATRTAILKDCNLTERCCKSLASALRSNSSSLRELDLSDNKLQDSGVKLLSDGLKNPGCKLKTLRLKSCGTTKIGCASLASALRSNSSHLRELDLSKNILGDSGLKLLSTVLEDPHCKLDILSLSGCGVTEEGCTSLASALRSNPSHLRELDLNNNQPGDSGVKLLSAVLENPQCKLQKLKLYNSKTTEEGCYYLASALMTNPSHLRELDLGGNKLRDSGINHLSAALKEPQCQLETLRMVGCGVTEESCASLASALRSNPSHLRELDLTNNQPGDSGVKMLSAVLEDPLCKLERLSLKCCNLTEKCCGSLASALSSNSSSLRELHLSHNYLQDSGVKLLSAGLGNTHCKVEKLGLLSCWVTWEGCASLASALRSNPSHLRELELQMNKPEDSGKKMLSDVLEDPLCKLEKLTV, from the exons GGTCCATCAGGAGAGACCAGTGTCTCCTGTAACCAGCTGTGTGTCTATGAAGAGTGACCAGTCTATGGGACCACCAATCAACTTTTCCAGTGAACAAGG GATCCAACAAGATAGACCAGTGTCTCCTGTACCCAGCTGTTTGTCTATGAAGAGTGACAAGTCTATGGACCTGCCAAAGAGGTTCAGTAATGAACCACTTATGTCAAATAAAAG GGTCCCTCCACTCCCTCAGCAGAGACAGGACTGTCCTCCTTCCTGCACTGTGTCCATGGAGCCATATGAAGGAGCGAATGTCTTTCCCGGAGATCAGAAAAT GCACCAAAATGTCAGTGCTGAGGCAGAAATCCAAGAGAAGCTCAAATCAACTCTGAAGAAGAGATTTCAGTGTGTTTTTGAGGGACTAGCACAGCAAGGAAACCCTACACTTCTCAATGACATCTACACAGAGATTTTCATCACTGAAGGTGGAAGTGGAAAGGTCAATAATGACCATGAGATAAGACAGATTGAGGCAGCATCCAGGAGACCAGCAACACAAGATACACCAATCAAATGTAATGACATCTTTAAACCATTACCTGGACAAGACAGGCATATAAAAGCTGCGTTGACAAAGGGAGTCGCTGGCATTGGAAAGACCATTTCCGTGCAGAAGTTTATTCTGGACTGGGCCGAAGGAAAAGCCAATAAGGATATTCAGTTCATATTTCCACTTCCTTTTCGTGAGCTGAATTTGATGAAGACGAAGAGATGCAGTTTGATGGAACTTTTACAATCTTTTTTCATGGAAATGAAAGAATCCAAAATGATTAACTATGATGAGTGCAAAGTCCTGTTTGTATTTGATGGTCTGGATGAGTGTCGACTCCCTCTTGACTTCCAGAACAATAAGACCTGTTTTGATGTCTCAGAGTCAACCTCAGTTGATGTGCTGCTGACAAACCTTATTAAAGGGAATCTGTTACCCTCTGCGCTTCTCTGGACAACCTCCCGACCTGCAGCAGCCAATCAGATCCCTCCTGAGTGTGTTGACCAGGTGACAGAGGTACGAGGGTTCAATGACCCACAGAAGGAGGAGTACTTCAGGAAGAGATTCAGTGATGAGAACCTGGCCAGCAGAATCATCTCACACATTAAATCCTCAAAGAGTCTCTACATCATGTGCCACATACCAGTTTTCTGTTGGGTTTCAGCCACTGTTCTAGAGAGAATGTTGGGTGAAGCAGAGAGTGGAGAGATCCCCAAGACTCTGACTCAAATGTGCACACACTTCCTGATCTTTCAGACCAAACAGAGTAGTAAAAAGTATCTTGGAGAAGATTACATTGATCACCACTGGAATACAGTAATGATAATGAAACTGGGGAAACTGGCTTATCAACAGCTGGAAAAAGGTCATCTGATCTTCTACGAGGAAGACCTAAGAGAATGTGGCATTGATGTCACAGAAGCATCTGTGTACTCAGGAGTGTGCACACAGATCTTTAGAGAGGAGAAAGGGCTGTGCCAGGAGAAGTTATTCTGCTTTGTACATCTAAGCATTCAGGAGTTTTTAGCTGCTCTGTATGTGTTTCTCACATTCAAAAACAGCAATGTAAATCTTCTCTCTCGAGGTGTAAATATTAAGACAATGTCAGGAGAAACACCTGTATTGTTTCTACACAAAAGTGCAGTGGACAAGGCCTTACAAAGTATGAATGGACACCTGGACCTGTTCCTCCGTTTCCTTCTGGGCCTAtcactggagtccaatcaaaCTCTCTTACAGGGCTTACTGTCACAGACAGAAAGCAAGTCCCAAAGCAGTGGGGAAACAGCCAAGTACATAAAGATGAAGATCAAGAAGAATCCCTCTCCAGAAAGGTGCATCAACTTGTTCCACTGTCTGAATGAACTGAATGACAtttctctagtggaggagatccaAAGCTATCTGAGCTCAGGAAGTCTCTCAAAAGCTGAACTGTCACCTGCACAGTGGTCCGCTCTGGTCTTTGTTTTGCTGACTTCAGTGGAGAAGCAGGATGTTTTCGAACTGAGAAAGTATTTCAGATCAGAGGAGGGTCTTCTTAGGCTGCTACCAGTGGTCAAAGCCACCAGAACAGCAAT CCTGAAAGATTGTAACTTGACTGAAAGATGCTGTAAGTCTTTAGCTTCAGCTCTCAGATCGAACTCTTCTTCActgagagagctggacctgagtGACAATAAACTGcaggattcaggagtgaagctgctctctgaTGGATTGAAGAATCCAGGTTGTAAATTGAAGACACTGAG ACTGAAGAGCTGTGGTACCACAAAGATTGGCTGTGCTTCTCTGGCTTCAGCTCTAAGGTCAAActcctcacacctgagagagctggatctgagCAAGAATATCCTTGGAGACTCTGGGCTAAAGCTGCTCTCTACTGTACTGGAGGATCCACACTGTAAACTGGACATACTGAG ccTTTCTGGTTGTGGAGTCACAGAGGAGGGTTGTACTTCTCTGGCttcagctctgaggtcaaacccctcacacctgagagaacTTGACCTGAACAACAACCAACCAGGAGACTCAGGAGTGAAGCTGCTATCTGCTGTCCTGGAAAATCCACAGTGTAAATTGCAAAAACTGAA GCTGTATAACTCTAAAACCACAGAGGAGGGATGTTATTATCTGGCTTCAGCTCTGATgacaaacccctcacacctgagagagcttgACCTAGGTGGAAATAAGTTAAGAGACTCAGGAATTAACCATCTCTCTGCTGCACTGAAGGAACCACAATGTCAACTGGAAACACTGAG GATGGTAGGCTGTGGAGTCACAGAGGAGAGCTGTGCTTCTCTGGCttcagctctgaggtcaaacccctcacatctgagagagctggacctgaCAAACAACCAACCAGGAGACTCAGGTGTGAAGATGCTCTCTGCTGTCCTGGAGGATCCACTCTGTAAACTGGAAAGACTTTC GCTGAAATGCTGTAACCTCACTGAGAAATGCTGTGGGTCTCTGGCCTCAGCTCTCAGCTCAAACTCCTCTAGTCTGAGAGAGCTGCACCTGAGTCACAATTACCTAcaggattcaggagtgaagctgctctctgctggactggggaaTACACACTGTAAAGTGGAAAAACTGGG gcTGTTAAGTTGTTGGGTCACATGGGAAGGCTGTGCCTCTTTGGCttcagctctgaggtcaaacccctcacacctgagagagctagAGCTACAAATGAATAAACCAGAAGACTCAGGGAAGAAGATGCTCTCTGATGTCTTGGAGGATCCACTCTGTAAACTGGAGAAACTTACTGTATAA
- the LOC118401164 gene encoding NACHT, LRR and PYD domains-containing protein 12-like isoform X2 encodes MSLSAEREEGDSFSKNILSGEKEEQERPVSPVPSCVSMKSDMSIDPPFNFSKEPLSSEQWVHQERPVSPVTSCVSMKSDQSMGPPINFSSEQGIQQDRPVSPVPSCLSMKSDKSMDLPKRFSNEPLMSNKRVPPLPQQRQDCPPSCTVSMEPYEGANVFPGDQKMHQNVSAEAEIQEKLKSTLKKRFQCVFEGLAQQGNPTLLNDIYTEIFITEGGSGKVNNDHEIRQIEAASRRPATQDTPIKCNDIFKPLPGQDRHIKAALTKGVAGIGKTISVQKFILDWAEGKANKDIQFIFPLPFRELNLMKTKRCSLMELLQSFFMEMKESKMINYDECKVLFVFDGLDECRLPLDFQNNKTCFDVSESTSVDVLLTNLIKGNLLPSALLWTTSRPAAANQIPPECVDQVTEVRGFNDPQKEEYFRKRFSDENLASRIISHIKSSKSLYIMCHIPVFCWVSATVLERMLGEAESGEIPKTLTQMCTHFLIFQTKQSSKKYLGEDYIDHHWNTVMIMKLGKLAYQQLEKGHLIFYEEDLRECGIDVTEASVYSGVCTQIFREEKGLCQEKLFCFVHLSIQEFLAALYVFLTFKNSNVNLLSRGVNIKTMSGETPVLFLHKSAVDKALQSMNGHLDLFLRFLLGLSLESNQTLLQGLLSQTESKSQSSGETAKYIKMKIKKNPSPERCINLFHCLNELNDISLVEEIQSYLSSGSLSKAELSPAQWSALVFVLLTSVEKQDVFELRKYFRSEEGLLRLLPVVKATRTAILKDCNLTERCCKSLASALRSNSSSLRELDLSDNKLQDSGVKLLSDGLKNPGCKLKTLRLKSCGTTKIGCASLASALRSNSSHLRELDLSKNILGDSGLKLLSTVLEDPHCKLDILSLSGCGVTEEGCTSLASALRSNPSHLRELDLNNNQPGDSGVKLLSAVLENPQCKLQKLKLYNSKTTEEGCYYLASALMTNPSHLRELDLGGNKLRDSGINHLSAALKEPQCQLETLRMVGCGVTEESCASLASALRSNPSHLRELDLTNNQPGDSGVKMLSAVLEDPLCKLERLSLKCCNLTEKCCGSLASALSSNSSSLRELHLSHNYLQDSGVKLLSAGLGNTHCKVEKLGLLSCWVTWEGCASLASALRSNPSHLRELELQMNKPEDSGKKMLSDVLEDPLCKLEKLTV; translated from the exons GGTCCATCAGGAGAGACCAGTGTCTCCTGTAACCAGCTGTGTGTCTATGAAGAGTGACCAGTCTATGGGACCACCAATCAACTTTTCCAGTGAACAAGG GATCCAACAAGATAGACCAGTGTCTCCTGTACCCAGCTGTTTGTCTATGAAGAGTGACAAGTCTATGGACCTGCCAAAGAGGTTCAGTAATGAACCACTTATGTCAAATAAAAG GGTCCCTCCACTCCCTCAGCAGAGACAGGACTGTCCTCCTTCCTGCACTGTGTCCATGGAGCCATATGAAGGAGCGAATGTCTTTCCCGGAGATCAGAAAAT GCACCAAAATGTCAGTGCTGAGGCAGAAATCCAAGAGAAGCTCAAATCAACTCTGAAGAAGAGATTTCAGTGTGTTTTTGAGGGACTAGCACAGCAAGGAAACCCTACACTTCTCAATGACATCTACACAGAGATTTTCATCACTGAAGGTGGAAGTGGAAAGGTCAATAATGACCATGAGATAAGACAGATTGAGGCAGCATCCAGGAGACCAGCAACACAAGATACACCAATCAAATGTAATGACATCTTTAAACCATTACCTGGACAAGACAGGCATATAAAAGCTGCGTTGACAAAGGGAGTCGCTGGCATTGGAAAGACCATTTCCGTGCAGAAGTTTATTCTGGACTGGGCCGAAGGAAAAGCCAATAAGGATATTCAGTTCATATTTCCACTTCCTTTTCGTGAGCTGAATTTGATGAAGACGAAGAGATGCAGTTTGATGGAACTTTTACAATCTTTTTTCATGGAAATGAAAGAATCCAAAATGATTAACTATGATGAGTGCAAAGTCCTGTTTGTATTTGATGGTCTGGATGAGTGTCGACTCCCTCTTGACTTCCAGAACAATAAGACCTGTTTTGATGTCTCAGAGTCAACCTCAGTTGATGTGCTGCTGACAAACCTTATTAAAGGGAATCTGTTACCCTCTGCGCTTCTCTGGACAACCTCCCGACCTGCAGCAGCCAATCAGATCCCTCCTGAGTGTGTTGACCAGGTGACAGAGGTACGAGGGTTCAATGACCCACAGAAGGAGGAGTACTTCAGGAAGAGATTCAGTGATGAGAACCTGGCCAGCAGAATCATCTCACACATTAAATCCTCAAAGAGTCTCTACATCATGTGCCACATACCAGTTTTCTGTTGGGTTTCAGCCACTGTTCTAGAGAGAATGTTGGGTGAAGCAGAGAGTGGAGAGATCCCCAAGACTCTGACTCAAATGTGCACACACTTCCTGATCTTTCAGACCAAACAGAGTAGTAAAAAGTATCTTGGAGAAGATTACATTGATCACCACTGGAATACAGTAATGATAATGAAACTGGGGAAACTGGCTTATCAACAGCTGGAAAAAGGTCATCTGATCTTCTACGAGGAAGACCTAAGAGAATGTGGCATTGATGTCACAGAAGCATCTGTGTACTCAGGAGTGTGCACACAGATCTTTAGAGAGGAGAAAGGGCTGTGCCAGGAGAAGTTATTCTGCTTTGTACATCTAAGCATTCAGGAGTTTTTAGCTGCTCTGTATGTGTTTCTCACATTCAAAAACAGCAATGTAAATCTTCTCTCTCGAGGTGTAAATATTAAGACAATGTCAGGAGAAACACCTGTATTGTTTCTACACAAAAGTGCAGTGGACAAGGCCTTACAAAGTATGAATGGACACCTGGACCTGTTCCTCCGTTTCCTTCTGGGCCTAtcactggagtccaatcaaaCTCTCTTACAGGGCTTACTGTCACAGACAGAAAGCAAGTCCCAAAGCAGTGGGGAAACAGCCAAGTACATAAAGATGAAGATCAAGAAGAATCCCTCTCCAGAAAGGTGCATCAACTTGTTCCACTGTCTGAATGAACTGAATGACAtttctctagtggaggagatccaAAGCTATCTGAGCTCAGGAAGTCTCTCAAAAGCTGAACTGTCACCTGCACAGTGGTCCGCTCTGGTCTTTGTTTTGCTGACTTCAGTGGAGAAGCAGGATGTTTTCGAACTGAGAAAGTATTTCAGATCAGAGGAGGGTCTTCTTAGGCTGCTACCAGTGGTCAAAGCCACCAGAACAGCAAT CCTGAAAGATTGTAACTTGACTGAAAGATGCTGTAAGTCTTTAGCTTCAGCTCTCAGATCGAACTCTTCTTCActgagagagctggacctgagtGACAATAAACTGcaggattcaggagtgaagctgctctctgaTGGATTGAAGAATCCAGGTTGTAAATTGAAGACACTGAG ACTGAAGAGCTGTGGTACCACAAAGATTGGCTGTGCTTCTCTGGCTTCAGCTCTAAGGTCAAActcctcacacctgagagagctggatctgagCAAGAATATCCTTGGAGACTCTGGGCTAAAGCTGCTCTCTACTGTACTGGAGGATCCACACTGTAAACTGGACATACTGAG ccTTTCTGGTTGTGGAGTCACAGAGGAGGGTTGTACTTCTCTGGCttcagctctgaggtcaaacccctcacacctgagagaacTTGACCTGAACAACAACCAACCAGGAGACTCAGGAGTGAAGCTGCTATCTGCTGTCCTGGAAAATCCACAGTGTAAATTGCAAAAACTGAA GCTGTATAACTCTAAAACCACAGAGGAGGGATGTTATTATCTGGCTTCAGCTCTGATgacaaacccctcacacctgagagagcttgACCTAGGTGGAAATAAGTTAAGAGACTCAGGAATTAACCATCTCTCTGCTGCACTGAAGGAACCACAATGTCAACTGGAAACACTGAG GATGGTAGGCTGTGGAGTCACAGAGGAGAGCTGTGCTTCTCTGGCttcagctctgaggtcaaacccctcacatctgagagagctggacctgaCAAACAACCAACCAGGAGACTCAGGTGTGAAGATGCTCTCTGCTGTCCTGGAGGATCCACTCTGTAAACTGGAAAGACTTTC GCTGAAATGCTGTAACCTCACTGAGAAATGCTGTGGGTCTCTGGCCTCAGCTCTCAGCTCAAACTCCTCTAGTCTGAGAGAGCTGCACCTGAGTCACAATTACCTAcaggattcaggagtgaagctgctctctgctggactggggaaTACACACTGTAAAGTGGAAAAACTGGG gcTGTTAAGTTGTTGGGTCACATGGGAAGGCTGTGCCTCTTTGGCttcagctctgaggtcaaacccctcacacctgagagagctagAGCTACAAATGAATAAACCAGAAGACTCAGGGAAGAAGATGCTCTCTGATGTCTTGGAGGATCCACTCTGTAAACTGGAGAAACTTACTGTATAA